One Clavelina lepadiformis chromosome 1, kaClaLepa1.1, whole genome shotgun sequence genomic region harbors:
- the LOC143469481 gene encoding heparan sulfate glucosamine 3-O-sulfotransferase 1-like isoform X2 → MLSFAKRSLVLLLVSTLALLFLLNYGLRHNIIARDQMSYGTESGQVSSRSFQSSTAESSDLVSASAESSDLVSASAQSSDRDVERQKLWLEIENSYQTQSKDHYLPKIIGIGTEKCGTFALFNFLRPHPMIRMGRKLPEKLLNDDFVEDLEIEAHFFDAQRNMSNLKAYYDKLPMAEEGAFVAEKSPAYFSFPPYFLPLAVRKVVPHTKLLLVLCDPVKRALSDFHQEWALLQVHRGPGKLATYKNFTSFLDVYLPKMTQEIGEWDETSTKYQILNVFRQHGRDYLTTILTTGLYALHLKRWFPYYDQSNLMIIDGGKLLSDPGPIIEEIQDFYDLPKLLLKEDYVRDPDTNYFCFKDWKTGELRRLPKSKQRTRNGKAKLTDEETVRLKSFYKTHNEALFKMLNRTFNWV, encoded by the exons ATGTTGTCGTTTGCGAAGAGATCTCTGGTCCTGCTGCTCGTTTCAACCTTGGCCCTGCTTTTCCTACTCAACTATGGATTACGTCATAACATCATTGCAAGGGATCAAATGTCATACGGCACTG AGAGCGGCCAGGTTAGTTCAAGGAGCTTCCAGTCATCCACCGCAGAATCATCCGATCTTGTCTCTGCATCCGCAGAATCATCCGATCTTGTCTCTGCATCCGCA CAATCATCCGACCGCGACGTGGAAAGACAAAAGCTCTGGTTGGAAATCGAAAACTCCTACCAGACCCAG TCGAAGGATCATTATCTTCCGAAGATCATCGGAATAGGAACTGAGAAATGCGGAACCTTTGCGCTCTTCAACTTCCTGCGTCCGCATCCGATGATCAGGATGGGAAGAAAACTCCCAGAAAAGCTCCTGAACGACGACTTCGTTGAAGATCTGGAGATCGAGGCTCACTTCTTTGATGCTCAGAGGAACATGTCCAATTTGAAGGCCTACTA TGACAAGTTACCGATGGCCGAGGAAGGCGCGTTTGTGGCTGAAAAAAGTCCGGCGTACTTTTCCTTTCCGCCTTACTTTCTACCCTTAGCGGTGAGGAAAGTTGTTCCGCACACCAAGTTGCTCCTTGTTCTTTGTGATCCAGTGAAGAGGGCGCTGTCTGATTTCCACCAAGAG TGGGCTCTTCTCCAAGTGCATCGAGGTCCCGGCAAACTGGCGacatataaaaattttacttccTTTTTGGACGTTTATCTGCCAAAGATGACGCAAGAGATTGGCGAGTGGGATGAAACAAGCACCAAGTACCAAATCTTGAACGTTTTCAGGCAACACGGCAGAGACTACTTAACAACTATTCTAACCACCGGTTTATACGCCCTGCACTTGAAGAGGTGGTTCCCCTATTACGATCAGTCAAACCTGATGATAATTGACGGCGGGAAACTGCTCAGTGACCCGGGTCCAATAATTGAAGAGATTCAAGATTTTTACGATCTGCCCAAACTTCTTCTGAAGGAAGATTACGTCAGAGATCCGGACACAAATTATTTCTGCTTCAAAGATTGGAAAACTGGCGAGTTGAGGCGACTTCCAAAATCGAAGCAACGAACAAGGAACGGCAAGGCTAAGCTGACCGACGAGGAGACGGTTCGATTGAAAAGTTTCTACAAAACTCACAACGAGGCTTTATTTAAAATGCTCAATCGGACGTTTAACTGGGTGTAA
- the LOC143446961 gene encoding sec1 family domain-containing protein 2-like produces MENSWIKEARKFVWNKVTQKVKHAVVFIDASCAECLFWSGGPTVLFSNGALEIKDFSSFENGSVDQKKAVFLVSSVLRGETLSILEDIIKTSNFDYCVIITTVDADTHKMAYGHAPGNDSKSVFDQCEENACMWMGDMNYTCEVFHVPVFMSPCTNCVYLTPSLNNLFPLITNDLCAIDSVRRSRGEKHSIERLSDVHFFSLPVNFRVQVKKLVTYFNSLFESLNCKEELFAVGHTSRLVATQLTNSAQGKQRRKQALNTSSLLLIDRSLDSIQAVQHSDQSLVDKILGILPELAGHHNNISVDMLRLTTAYQLIDGKMDNEELQMIRESVACPGCLCPPDDACPLLLEEMIKLPQKEALKSIKRGLLEAAVEEGLDVAGDEENLSFSDEIYKIVEKFNGNSGAIMYNNNLLQLSMAAAQCLSDDYHEKWERLGALEKLLTLDDDPVARIVQVMNEVDDDGNEKWSVDDVLQLLVFASSLHDPSNTSDEVWDDVSSSLSLMISERSVDDLPEGLLEVLGMNQSEDNSELELDQVQDAVEEILEKLRKIYPLRSQLSYLKDLRKESFGPPKYEPLLVKLLKQVFDPSRPDLHPDVEHISTGLMDLLKSGFSMFKKVSPPRPNDAKILCIFVIGGITFEEVRIIHEMVEHYNSSQKRDLQVLIGSNRITFPSDTIDRLLFANNLRPDVD; encoded by the exons ATGGAAAATTCTTGGATTAAAGAAGCTCGAAAGTTTGTATGGAATAAAGTTACTCAAAAAGTGAAGCATGCAGTTGTGTTCATTGATGCTTCCTGCGCTGAATGCCTGTTTTGGAGTGGAGGACCAACAGTTTTATTCTCCAATGGTGCTCTTGAGATAAAAGACTTTTCTTCTTTCGAAAATGGTTCTGTGGACCAGAAAAAAGCTGTTTTTCTGGTAAGTTCAGTGCTGAGAGGAGAAACTCTTTCAATTTTAGAGGATATAATCAAAACAAGCAATTTTGACTATTGCGTCATAATCACCACTGTTGATGCAGACACTCACAAGATGGCATACGGGCATGCTCCTGGTAATGACAGTAAATCAGTGTTTGACCAATGTGAGGAGAATGCTTGCATGTGGATGGGTGACATGAACTACACGTGTGAGGTCTTCCACGTTCCCGTATTCATGTCACCCTGCACCAACTGTGTCTATTTGACCCCGTCATTAAACAATCTCTTTCCGCTTATCACAAACGACCTTTGTGCAATTGATAGTGTTCGCAGATCAAGAGGAGAGAAGCATTCGATTGAAAGATTGTCTGATGTGCACTTTTTCTCACTTCCTGTCAACTTTCGAGTGCAGGTGAAGAAATTAGTCACCTACTTCAACAGTCTCTTTGAATCCCTCAATTGCAAGGAGGAGTTATTTGCGGTCGGTCACACAAGTCGCTTGGTTGCCACACAGCTCACAAATTCAGCGCAAGGAAAACAACGACGCAAGCAGGCTTTGAACACGTCGTCACTCCTGCTCATCGATCGTTCGTTGGATTCCATTCAGGCTGTCCAGCATTCCGATCAGTCATTGGTTGACAAAATTCTTGGCATTTTGCCTGAACTTGCAG GTCACCACAACAACATATCAGTGGACATGTTGAGGCTGACCACAGCCTATCAGCTGATTGACGGGAAGATGGACAATGAAGAACTTCAAATGATCCGGGAGAGCGTTGCATGTCCGGGATGTTTATGTCCTCCTGATGATGCATGTCCGCTTCTTCTGGAGGAAATGATAAAACTTCCACAAAAAGAAGCTCTGAAGTCCATTAAAAG GGGCTTGTTGGAGGCTGCTGTTGAGGAAGGATTGGATGTTGCTGGagatgaagaaaatttatcGTTTTCTGACGAAATATACAAAATCGTGGAGAAGTTCAACGGCAATTCTGGTGCAATCATGTACAACAACAACTTGCTGCAG CTTTCCATGGCAGCAGCTCAGTGTTTATCAGACGACTACCATGAGAAATGGGAGAGGCTTGGTGCGCTGGAGAAACTACTGACACTGGACGACGATCCTGTTGCAAGGATTGTGCAAGTTATGAATGA AGTAGACGATGATGGAAATGAGAAGTGGTCGGTTGACGACGTTCTTCAACTTCTCGTGTTCGCTTCATCACTTCACGATCCGTCCAACACGA GTGATGAGGTGTGGGATGATGTTTCCAGTTCCCTCTCGTTGATGATATCGGAAAGATCCGTCGATGATCTTCCCGAGGGTCTCCTCGAAGTGCTCGGCATGAACCAAAGTGAAGATAACAGTGAATTGGAACTCGATCAAGTTCAAGACGCAGTCGAGGAAATTCTTGAAAAACTCAGAA AGATATATCCACTTCGGAGCCAACTGTCCTACTTGAAAGATCTTCGCAAGGAATCATTTGGTCCTCCCAAGTACGAACCGCTCCTCGTGAAACTTCTGAAGCAGGTATTCGATCCATCCCGCCCGGATCTTCATCCGGATGTGGAGCATATTTCGACCGGGCTCATGGACCTCCTCAAATCCGGCTTCAGTATGTTCAAGAAG GTGAGCCCTCCAAGACCGAATGATGCGAAAATTCTCTGCATATTCGTGATCGGTGGAATTACGTTTGAAGAAGTTCGAATTATTCATGAAATGGTGGAGCATTACAACTCCTCCCAGAAGCGTGACCTACAG GTGTTGATTGGTTCAAATCGAATTACTTTCCCCAGTGACACCATAGACAGGTTATTGTTTGCTAATAATCTCAGACCAGACGTGGACTGA
- the LOC143469481 gene encoding heparan sulfate glucosamine 3-O-sulfotransferase 1-like isoform X1, whose amino-acid sequence MLSFAKRSLVLLLVSTLALLFLLNYGLRHNIIARDQMSYGTESGQVSSRSFQSSTAESSDLVSASAESSDLVSASAESFDLVSASAESSDLVSASAQSSDRDVERQKLWLEIENSYQTQSKDHYLPKIIGIGTEKCGTFALFNFLRPHPMIRMGRKLPEKLLNDDFVEDLEIEAHFFDAQRNMSNLKAYYDKLPMAEEGAFVAEKSPAYFSFPPYFLPLAVRKVVPHTKLLLVLCDPVKRALSDFHQEWALLQVHRGPGKLATYKNFTSFLDVYLPKMTQEIGEWDETSTKYQILNVFRQHGRDYLTTILTTGLYALHLKRWFPYYDQSNLMIIDGGKLLSDPGPIIEEIQDFYDLPKLLLKEDYVRDPDTNYFCFKDWKTGELRRLPKSKQRTRNGKAKLTDEETVRLKSFYKTHNEALFKMLNRTFNWV is encoded by the exons ATGTTGTCGTTTGCGAAGAGATCTCTGGTCCTGCTGCTCGTTTCAACCTTGGCCCTGCTTTTCCTACTCAACTATGGATTACGTCATAACATCATTGCAAGGGATCAAATGTCATACGGCACTG AGAGCGGCCAGGTTAGTTCAAGGAGCTTCCAGTCATCCACCGCAGAATCATCCGATCTTGTCTCTGCATCCGCAGAATCATCCGATCTTGTCTCTGCATCCGCAGAATCATTCGATCTTGTCTCTGCATCCGCAGAATCATCCGATCTTGTCTCTGCATCCGCACAATCATCCGACCGCGACGTGGAAAGACAAAAGCTCTGGTTGGAAATCGAAAACTCCTACCAGACCCAG TCGAAGGATCATTATCTTCCGAAGATCATCGGAATAGGAACTGAGAAATGCGGAACCTTTGCGCTCTTCAACTTCCTGCGTCCGCATCCGATGATCAGGATGGGAAGAAAACTCCCAGAAAAGCTCCTGAACGACGACTTCGTTGAAGATCTGGAGATCGAGGCTCACTTCTTTGATGCTCAGAGGAACATGTCCAATTTGAAGGCCTACTA TGACAAGTTACCGATGGCCGAGGAAGGCGCGTTTGTGGCTGAAAAAAGTCCGGCGTACTTTTCCTTTCCGCCTTACTTTCTACCCTTAGCGGTGAGGAAAGTTGTTCCGCACACCAAGTTGCTCCTTGTTCTTTGTGATCCAGTGAAGAGGGCGCTGTCTGATTTCCACCAAGAG TGGGCTCTTCTCCAAGTGCATCGAGGTCCCGGCAAACTGGCGacatataaaaattttacttccTTTTTGGACGTTTATCTGCCAAAGATGACGCAAGAGATTGGCGAGTGGGATGAAACAAGCACCAAGTACCAAATCTTGAACGTTTTCAGGCAACACGGCAGAGACTACTTAACAACTATTCTAACCACCGGTTTATACGCCCTGCACTTGAAGAGGTGGTTCCCCTATTACGATCAGTCAAACCTGATGATAATTGACGGCGGGAAACTGCTCAGTGACCCGGGTCCAATAATTGAAGAGATTCAAGATTTTTACGATCTGCCCAAACTTCTTCTGAAGGAAGATTACGTCAGAGATCCGGACACAAATTATTTCTGCTTCAAAGATTGGAAAACTGGCGAGTTGAGGCGACTTCCAAAATCGAAGCAACGAACAAGGAACGGCAAGGCTAAGCTGACCGACGAGGAGACGGTTCGATTGAAAAGTTTCTACAAAACTCACAACGAGGCTTTATTTAAAATGCTCAATCGGACGTTTAACTGGGTGTAA
- the LOC143461953 gene encoding heat shock protein 75 kDa, mitochondrial-like isoform X1: MSLWPNRILLARVLKPLTSSAARPQRSPVCYQVIQPTTGTGRHICTRSLPSSSLSRKYSVEAQELKEDQDVIRDEEKIIGDADQFEFQAETAELLNIVAKSLYSENEVFIREIISNASDALEKLRYNRLTSEGGVADDAPLEIHIRTNKYDNTFTIQDTGIGMTKEELVKNLGMIARSGSKAFLESMKEKGDASSSIIGQFGVGFYSTFMVGDKVAVYTKSHEQGSKGYSWTCEGGVSYKISEAKAVSPGTKIVVTLKPDCRKFAEDGTVEQIIKKHSTFVGFPVRLNGKVINTVQPLWTVEQKDISDEHHLNFFQYLSGNDHEHYLYKLFYKTDAPLNIRSIFYVAEERPTLLEMTQNTTGTSGVSLYSRKILVQHNTENLLPKWLRFLRGVVDSEDIPLNLSRELLQNSALIRKLRETITSRMIRFFLEQSRKDPEKYLKFHENYKMFITEGVLAEETQDKKEEVAQLLRYESSSLPAGEVTSLHDYVSRMETDQRNILYLCAPSRHLAETSPYFEAAKSKGLEVLFCFDAYDELMMLQLKTFDSKQLSSLENQAVVDQMKPHDGAKDESIVGSDSAEIKLSSSDGAGLASWAKLSLDEKVTDVKLTDKLDKHPAMVTVWEMGSVRHFIKSQYLTNPKGLSDSEKIGLFKPTLQLNSSHPVVMKLSKLRAEDEDLAKLVLEQLYDNAMVSAGLIEDARPMVNRLNSLLSKVLEKH; the protein is encoded by the exons ATGTCTTTGTGGCCAAACAGGATATTGTTGGCGAGGGTTTTAAAGCCTTTGACGTCATCGGCGGCTAGACCACAGCGCTCCCCAGTTTGTTATCAAGTCATTCAACCAACGACCGGTACAG GTCGACATATTTGTACAAGATCACTTCCGTCATCATCTCTATCCAGGAAATATTCCGTGGAGGCTCAAGAGTTGAAAGAGGATCAGGATGTCATAAGGGATGAGGAAAAGATCATCGGAGATGCGGATCAGTTCGAGTTTCAGGCGGAAACGGCAGAATTGCTCAACATTGTTGCAAAATCTCTTTATTCCGAAAATGAA GTTTTCATTCGTGAGATCATATCAAACGCAAGCGATGCTCTCGAGAAGCTGAGATACAATCGATTAACTTCCGAAGGTGGGGTTGCTGACGACGCTCCGCTCGAAATTCACATTCGGACAAACAAATACGACAACACGTTCACGATACAAGACACCGGTATCGGGATGACCAAAGAAGAGCTCGTGAAGAACCTCGGAATGATCGCAAGATCCGGATCAAAAGCTTTCCTGGAGTCGATGAAGGAGAAAG GTGATGCCAGTTCCTCAATTATTGGACAGTTTGGAGTTGGCTTCTACTCAACCTTCATGGTCGGTGACAAGGTGGCGGTGTACACTAAATCTCATGAGCAGGGAAGCAAGGGATATAGTTGGACTTGTGAGGG AGGAGTCTCGTACAAGATATCAGAAGCCAAGGCGGTGAGTCCTGGCACGAAAATAGTCGTCACCCTGAAGCCAGATTGTCGAAAATTTGCCGAGGACGGAACAGTGGAGCAGATCATCAAGAAGCACAGCACGTTCGTCGGATTTCCTGTTCGACTTAACGGGAAAGTGATCAACACCGTGCAG CCTCTGTGGACGGTGGAGCAGAAGGACATCAGCGACGAACATCACCTAAATTTCTTCCAATATCTATCAGGGAATGATCACGAACATTATTTGTACAAACTCTTCTACAAAACCGATGCCCCCCTCAATATCAGAAG CATATTCTATGTCGCGGAAGAACGACCGACCCTGCTTGAAATGACACAAAACACAACAGGGACATCCGGTGTCTCGCTGTACAGCAGAAAGATCCTGGTGCAGCACAACACAGAAAACCTTCTGCCAAAATGGCTTCGATTTTTGCGCGGGGTCGTGGACAGCGAGGACATCCCCCTCAACCTGAGCAGAGAGCTCCTCCAGAACAGCGCCCTCATCAG GAAGTTGCGTGAAACCATCACGAGTCGGATGATTCGATTCTTCCTCGAGCAGAGCAGGAAAGATCCcgagaaatatttgaaatttcaCGAAAACtataagatgtttattacTGAAGGTGTTCTTGCTGAGGAGACGCAAGACAAGAAG GAGGAAGTTGCTCAGCTCCTCCGATACGAATCCTCCTCCTTGCCTGCTGGGGAAGTGACATCACTGCACGACTACGTGTCAAGGATGGAGACGGACCAACGAAACATCCTCTACCTCTGCGCACCAAG tCGTCACCTGGCCGAGACCTCCCCGTACTTCGAGGCAGCAAAGAGCAAGGGACTGGAGGTTTTGTTCTGCTTCGACGCCTACGATGAACTCATGATGCTGCAACTCAAAACTTTCGATTC GAAGCAACTTTCGTCGCTGGAAAACCAGGCGGTGGTGGACCAGATGAAGCCACACGATGGAGCCAAGGATGAGAGCATAGTTGGAAGCGACTCAGCCGAGATCAAACTGTCAAGCAGTGATGGGGCTGGACTCGCTTCGTGGGCAAAACTTTCTCTCGATGAGAAAGTCACAGATGTTAAG CTGACCGACAAGTTGGACAAACACCCGGCTATGGTGACAGTGTGGGAGATGGGTTCAGTCCGACACTTCATAAAGAGCCAATACCTGACCAACCCTAAAGGACTCAGCGACAGCGAGAAAATCGGACTTTTCAAACCAACCCTACAGCTTAATTCGAG CCACCCAGTTGTGATGAAACTTTCCAAGTTACGAGCGGAGGACGAAGATTTAGCCAAGTTGGTCCTGGAGCAG CTTTACGATAACGCGATGGTGTCTGCTGGTTTGATCGAAGACGCGCGTCCCATGGTCAACCGACTCAACAGTTTGCTCTCCAAGGTTCTCGAAAAACACTGA
- the LOC143461953 gene encoding heat shock protein 75 kDa, mitochondrial-like isoform X2, whose translation MSLWPNRILLARVLKPLTSSAARPQRSPVCYQVIQPTTGRHICTRSLPSSSLSRKYSVEAQELKEDQDVIRDEEKIIGDADQFEFQAETAELLNIVAKSLYSENEVFIREIISNASDALEKLRYNRLTSEGGVADDAPLEIHIRTNKYDNTFTIQDTGIGMTKEELVKNLGMIARSGSKAFLESMKEKGDASSSIIGQFGVGFYSTFMVGDKVAVYTKSHEQGSKGYSWTCEGGVSYKISEAKAVSPGTKIVVTLKPDCRKFAEDGTVEQIIKKHSTFVGFPVRLNGKVINTVQPLWTVEQKDISDEHHLNFFQYLSGNDHEHYLYKLFYKTDAPLNIRSIFYVAEERPTLLEMTQNTTGTSGVSLYSRKILVQHNTENLLPKWLRFLRGVVDSEDIPLNLSRELLQNSALIRKLRETITSRMIRFFLEQSRKDPEKYLKFHENYKMFITEGVLAEETQDKKEEVAQLLRYESSSLPAGEVTSLHDYVSRMETDQRNILYLCAPSRHLAETSPYFEAAKSKGLEVLFCFDAYDELMMLQLKTFDSKQLSSLENQAVVDQMKPHDGAKDESIVGSDSAEIKLSSSDGAGLASWAKLSLDEKVTDVKLTDKLDKHPAMVTVWEMGSVRHFIKSQYLTNPKGLSDSEKIGLFKPTLQLNSSHPVVMKLSKLRAEDEDLAKLVLEQLYDNAMVSAGLIEDARPMVNRLNSLLSKVLEKH comes from the exons ATGTCTTTGTGGCCAAACAGGATATTGTTGGCGAGGGTTTTAAAGCCTTTGACGTCATCGGCGGCTAGACCACAGCGCTCCCCAGTTTGTTATCAAGTCATTCAACCAACGACCG GTCGACATATTTGTACAAGATCACTTCCGTCATCATCTCTATCCAGGAAATATTCCGTGGAGGCTCAAGAGTTGAAAGAGGATCAGGATGTCATAAGGGATGAGGAAAAGATCATCGGAGATGCGGATCAGTTCGAGTTTCAGGCGGAAACGGCAGAATTGCTCAACATTGTTGCAAAATCTCTTTATTCCGAAAATGAA GTTTTCATTCGTGAGATCATATCAAACGCAAGCGATGCTCTCGAGAAGCTGAGATACAATCGATTAACTTCCGAAGGTGGGGTTGCTGACGACGCTCCGCTCGAAATTCACATTCGGACAAACAAATACGACAACACGTTCACGATACAAGACACCGGTATCGGGATGACCAAAGAAGAGCTCGTGAAGAACCTCGGAATGATCGCAAGATCCGGATCAAAAGCTTTCCTGGAGTCGATGAAGGAGAAAG GTGATGCCAGTTCCTCAATTATTGGACAGTTTGGAGTTGGCTTCTACTCAACCTTCATGGTCGGTGACAAGGTGGCGGTGTACACTAAATCTCATGAGCAGGGAAGCAAGGGATATAGTTGGACTTGTGAGGG AGGAGTCTCGTACAAGATATCAGAAGCCAAGGCGGTGAGTCCTGGCACGAAAATAGTCGTCACCCTGAAGCCAGATTGTCGAAAATTTGCCGAGGACGGAACAGTGGAGCAGATCATCAAGAAGCACAGCACGTTCGTCGGATTTCCTGTTCGACTTAACGGGAAAGTGATCAACACCGTGCAG CCTCTGTGGACGGTGGAGCAGAAGGACATCAGCGACGAACATCACCTAAATTTCTTCCAATATCTATCAGGGAATGATCACGAACATTATTTGTACAAACTCTTCTACAAAACCGATGCCCCCCTCAATATCAGAAG CATATTCTATGTCGCGGAAGAACGACCGACCCTGCTTGAAATGACACAAAACACAACAGGGACATCCGGTGTCTCGCTGTACAGCAGAAAGATCCTGGTGCAGCACAACACAGAAAACCTTCTGCCAAAATGGCTTCGATTTTTGCGCGGGGTCGTGGACAGCGAGGACATCCCCCTCAACCTGAGCAGAGAGCTCCTCCAGAACAGCGCCCTCATCAG GAAGTTGCGTGAAACCATCACGAGTCGGATGATTCGATTCTTCCTCGAGCAGAGCAGGAAAGATCCcgagaaatatttgaaatttcaCGAAAACtataagatgtttattacTGAAGGTGTTCTTGCTGAGGAGACGCAAGACAAGAAG GAGGAAGTTGCTCAGCTCCTCCGATACGAATCCTCCTCCTTGCCTGCTGGGGAAGTGACATCACTGCACGACTACGTGTCAAGGATGGAGACGGACCAACGAAACATCCTCTACCTCTGCGCACCAAG tCGTCACCTGGCCGAGACCTCCCCGTACTTCGAGGCAGCAAAGAGCAAGGGACTGGAGGTTTTGTTCTGCTTCGACGCCTACGATGAACTCATGATGCTGCAACTCAAAACTTTCGATTC GAAGCAACTTTCGTCGCTGGAAAACCAGGCGGTGGTGGACCAGATGAAGCCACACGATGGAGCCAAGGATGAGAGCATAGTTGGAAGCGACTCAGCCGAGATCAAACTGTCAAGCAGTGATGGGGCTGGACTCGCTTCGTGGGCAAAACTTTCTCTCGATGAGAAAGTCACAGATGTTAAG CTGACCGACAAGTTGGACAAACACCCGGCTATGGTGACAGTGTGGGAGATGGGTTCAGTCCGACACTTCATAAAGAGCCAATACCTGACCAACCCTAAAGGACTCAGCGACAGCGAGAAAATCGGACTTTTCAAACCAACCCTACAGCTTAATTCGAG CCACCCAGTTGTGATGAAACTTTCCAAGTTACGAGCGGAGGACGAAGATTTAGCCAAGTTGGTCCTGGAGCAG CTTTACGATAACGCGATGGTGTCTGCTGGTTTGATCGAAGACGCGCGTCCCATGGTCAACCGACTCAACAGTTTGCTCTCCAAGGTTCTCGAAAAACACTGA